The stretch of DNA ACGCCTCGGGCGCCAGTTTGGTCGAGAGCGACAGGCCGACCGGCGACAGCAGCAGTTCCGCGAACGTGAACAGCAGGAGGATGCCGGCCAGACCCAGCAGCGGTGCGCTGTTGGCGCCGCCACCCGACATCGGGATGAACGCCAGGAACGCGATACCCATGATGATCGTGCCGGCCGCGAACTTGATCGGCGACGACGGCTGACGGGAGCCGAGCTTCGTCCACGCGGCGGCGAACACACCCGCGAAGATGATGATGAAGACCGGGTTGATGGACTGCACCCACGACGGCGGGAAGTCCCAGCCGAACAGGTTGCGGTCGAGTCGCTTGTCCGAGTACACGGCCACGGTGGTGAACTGCTGCTGGAACAGTGACCAGAACACCGCGCTGGCGATGAACATCGGAATGAACGCGTAGACGCGGCTGCGCTCGACCGACGTGATGCGGCTACTCGTCAGCATGATCGCGAAGTAGCCGATCGCCGCGACGATGGTGAGACCGACGACGATGTCCGACATGTTGGCGGCGGTGATCACCCCGGTGAGCGACAGTGCGGCGATCACGATCACCGCGCCGGCGCCGATCGCGATCCACTTGGTGCGCTGGTCGCGGGGGAGCGGGTTGGTCGGCTCGGCGCCGACACCCCGGAGGTGCTTGCGGCCGAGCGTGTACTGGATCAGTCCGAGCGCCATCCCGATCGCGGCGAGCGCGAAGCCCGCATGGAAGCCGATGGCGTCCTGCGCCCAGCCCGTCAGCAGCGGGCCGACCAGGGCGCCCAGGTTGATACCCATGTAGAAGATGGAGAATCCGGCGTCGCGGCGCTCGTCCTGCTCGTCGTAGAGATCGCCGACCAGGGACGTGGCGTTGGCCTTGAGCCCACCGCTGCCGAACGCGACACAGACCAGGCCGATGCCCACTCCCCACAGGCCCGGAAACACCGCCAGCGCGATGTGGCCGAGCATGACGAGGATGGCGCTGTAGAACAGCGTGCGTTCGGAGCCCAGGAGCCGGTCCGCGACCCACGCTCCCAGGATGGTGGACAGATACACCGTGCCGCCGTAGGCGCCGACGATGCTGGTCGCGGACGATTCGGCGATTCCCAGACCGCCGTCGGCGGCCGAATAGTAGAGGTAATAGATCAGGATGCCCTGCATCCCGTAGAAGGAGAATCGCTCCCACATCTCGACGCCGAACAGGTTCGCCAGGGCGAACGGCTGGCCGAAGAAACCGCGGTCGGACCGCTTCTCGTCCCGGGCCGGATCGATGGTGTCACTCATGGGAAAACTGTCCCACCTCGAGCGGAAGTTCGTGTGCCGTCGGGGCGATTCGCTGTGATCAGGTGGTGGCGCGGGCCTTCGTCACGATCCTCGCGACGGCACGCCAGCCGAGGAGGAACACGGCGAGAACGGTGCCCGCCACGATGACGAAACTGAACGCCGTGCCCTGGCCGCTCACCACGCGCAGCACCATGCCCACCACGAGCGTCGACAACCACACCACGATGCCCGTCGGGACGATGAGGAACGCGTCGAACTTGTCGCGGTAGAGCGCGACGGTCGCGAGCCAGCCGACGGCCAGACCGGACAGGAACGGCCAGGCCGTGGTCGCGAGGCCCGTCAGGGCGTTGGCTTCGTCGTGACTGCGACGGCCGATGGCGCAGAACACGATGACGAGGACGACGTCCAGGGCGAGCGCGGGGAGGTACTTCTTCACACGGCCAGCCTAGAGGTGGTGCCGTCGCGGCGTTCCGGCCGATCGGTTCAGCGCCCCGGCACGTGAGCGGCAAAGCGTGTCCGGGGACGCCTTCTCACTCACGTGGGGGGAGGCAGGCGCGCGCGGCGGCGAGGACGGTGGCCCCGGCCGCGTCGAGCGGTTCGGTGCTGCGGAGTGCGCGGGCGAGGACGAACGCGCCCTCCAGGCTGGTGACGAACCCGAGGATCAGGCGCCGCGCATCGGTCTCGCCGAACCCGCGGGCGCGCAACAGCGCGCTGCCGGAGTCGATCCAGCTCGTGAACACGTCCGCCGTGGCGACCCGGAGCACCTCGTTGGTGCTCGCGACCTCGAGCGCGATCGTGGCGATGGGGCAGGCGTCCGCGTAATCGGTGGCCACCAAGGTCTCGCCGGCCAGCCGGAACCCGACCTCGATCCCCTCGAGAATGTCGGGATGCGCGTCGAGGATGGAGAACACCAGCCGCGCGTACTCCTCGCCCGACGTGCGGATGACCTCCTCGCCGAGCTGCTGCTTTCCGCCCGGGAAGAAGTGATAGATCGACCCGAACGGGGCGCGGGCCTCCGTCGCGACCTGCTTGAGTCCCGTCCCGGTGTAGCCGTTGCGGCGGAAGAGGCCGCTGCTGGTGCCGAGGATCCGGGCCTTGGTGTCGTTCACTGTCCTGCCTCCGACCATTGCGCTCGGTGCGCACCCCATCGTAACCTCGTTCACAGTAGAACGATCTATCAAATGGAGTGAGTGCCATGAAGCAGATCGAACTCTCCGCAGGCACCGTCGAGTACGACGACACCGGAGGCGACGGACCCGTCCTCGTGTTCATCTCCGGTCTGACGATCGACGGCACCGTGTGGCGGCACGTGGTGGAGCGACTCGCCCCGGACTTCCGCTGCATACTCCCCACCCTCCCGCTCGGCGCGCACCGCATCCCGATGCACGCCGACGCCGACCTCTCGTTGCGCGGTCTCGGACTGCTCATCGGCGAGTTCCTGGAGAAACTCGACCTCGCCGACGTCACGCTCGTGCAGAACGACTGGGGCGGCGCCCAGGTGCTGATCGCCCTCGGTGACACCAGCCGCGTCGGGGCCCTCGTCCTCACGCCGTGCGAGGCGTTCGACAACTATCCGCCGGGAATTCCCGGTCGTGCGATCGGTCTCGCGGTGGCGGTCCCCGGTGGGCTCGCCCTGACCATGCAGGCGCTGCGATTCCGGGCGATGCGCCGGGCCCCCGGGGCGTGGGGTTGGATGAGCAAGCGGGCGGTACCGAAACCGGTGATGGACGGCTGGTTCCGGCCCGCGACCACCGATCGCCGGGTGCGGCGGGACCTCCGCAAGTACACGACGTCGCTGCCGCCCAAGTCGACGCTGCGGGAATGGGCGGAAGCGAACCGGAGTTTCGACCGGCCGGTCCTCGTGCTGTGGGCGGTCGAGGACAAGGTGATGCCCCGCGACCACGGTCGGCGGCTGGCCGCCTTGTACCCGCACGCCCGACTGCGGGAGGTCGAGGACAGTTACACGTTGATGCCCGAGGACCGCCCGGACGTGGTGGCGGAGGCGATCATGCGCCTTCGGCGCCCGTGAGTACTTATCAACCGCCGGACGTTAACAAGTGCTCACGGGTGCGGAGCGCACAGCCGCCGCGTACACCGCCCGGATCGCGGAGGCCGTCACCGACTGATGTGAACCCATGCCCCACACCGTCCGCTCGCCGACGCTGCACTCCGCCAACGTGATCGCCGCGCTGTCGCTGCCCGACCTCTGCGAGTGCTGAGTGAGGGAGAGGACGTCCACGTCCACACCCTTCGACGTGAGGACGCGGGTCATCGCCTCGACGGGGCCGGCGGCCACCGCCTCGCCCGACGCTTCCGCGCCGTCGACGTCGAACACGACGAACAGGCGGTCGCCGTCCGGGCCGTGCTCGACGGACCACCGGCCGAGGCCGCCCCGGTAGCCGTATTCGGCGCAGAACAGCGTCCACAATTCCTCGGCGGTGATCTCGAGCCCCGACGAGTCCGCCGCTTCCTGCACTTTCGCGGCGAAGTCGATCTGGAGCCGCCGCGGCAGGGTGATGCCGTACTCGCTCTGCAGCAGGTGCGCGATGCCACCCTTGCCCGATTGGCTGTTGATGCGGATGACGGCCTGGTAGTCGCGTCCCACGTCGGCCGGGTCGATCGGCAGGTACGGCACCGCCCACGGCGCACTCCCCGGATCCAGTCCAGCGGCCTCCGCGGACGCCCGATGCTCCGCGAATCCCTTCTTGATCGCATCCTGATGGGTGCCGGAAAACGCGGTGTACACGAGGTCGCCGCCGTAGGGGTGCCGCTCGTGGACAGGAATCCTGTTGCAGTACTCCACCGTTCGCCGAACCGCGTCGATGTCGGAGAGGTCGATCATCGGGTCGACGCCCTGCGCATGCAGATTGAGGGCCAGGGTCACCAGATCGACGTTGCCGGTCCGCTCACCGTTGCCGAACAGGCAGCCCTCGACGCGTTGCGCACCCGCCAGCACCGCGAGTTCGGCGCACGCGACCCCGGTGCCGCGGTCGTTGTGCGGGTGCACCGACAGGATGACCGACTCCCTGTCCTCCAGATGGCGGTGCATGTACTCGATCTGGTCGGCGTATACGTTGGGGGTCGAGACCTCCACCGTGGCAGGCAGATTGTGGATCACGGGACGGTCGGGGCTCGCGTCCCACAGCCGGGTCAGGCTGTTGCAGACCTCGAGCGCGAAGTCCGGCTCCGTCAGGTTGAACACCTCGGGTGAGAACTCGAAGCGCAGGCCCGGACGGTCGCCGGCGCCGCGCGCCACCTCCTGTGCGGCATCGAAGATCAACCGGTGCAGCGCCTTCCGGTCCTTGCCGAGAACGACGGAGCGCCACGTCGGCGCCGTCGCGGTGTACATGTGCACCACGACGTTCGGCAGTCCCTCGACCGACTCGTACGTCCGGGCGATCAGATCGTCGCGGGCCGCGGTGAAGACGACGATCGTCACGTCGTCGGGCACCAGATCCAGGCGCACGAGATCACGGACGAAGTCGAAATCGGTCTGGCTCGCGGACGGGTAGCCGACCTCGATCTCCTTGTAGCCGATCGAGATCAGCAGTTCGAAGAACCTGCGCTTGCGCTCGGGATCCATCGGCTCGGCGAGGGCCTGATTGCCGTCGCGCAGGTCGACGGGCACCCACAGCGGTGCGGTGGTGGTGCGTCGCGCCGGCCACGTGCGGTCGAGGTCGGGGACGGCAACGCGGTCCCAGATCGCGCGGTAGCGATCGGAGGGCATCGGTGAGGGTTGCTGGGTGTTCCAGGGGGCGGTCATGACGGTCTTCTCCTCGGATTCGGGTGAACGAGACGACCGACGCGACGAAACCCCGCGGCAGGGTGCCGGCCTTCAGGCCCCGCCGCGGCAGTGGAGGAGAAGTCCACGGAACGCCACGGCGCTAGACTAGGAGAAAATCACTCATCAGACAACCTGAGGAGCTGGGCGTGACCTCGCCGATACGACGCCACCTGCTGACCGACCAGGCGGCGGACCTGCTGCGTTCGCGGATCGACAGCGGGGAATGGGAGGTCGGCGCCAAGCTGCCCGGCGAGACCACGCTGGCTGCCGAGTTGGGTGTCGGACGGTCGACGGTGCGCGAGGCCGTCCGGATGCTCGCGGGGCTCGGCATGCTCGAGTCGCGGCAGGGGGCCGGGGTGTTCCTCCGCAGGTCGTCGCCGCGTCAGGACTGGGACCGGGTGCTGCGGACCGAGGAGATCCTGCACGTCGTCGAGGTGCGCAACACCGTCGAGATCGAGGCCGCGAGGCTTGCGGCCACCCGCCGCGACGACGACGATCTGGAGGCGCTCCGCCGGGCATTGGACGCGCGGTCCGCGGCGTCCCGGGCCGGGGCCGCCGCGTTCGTGGACGCGGACATCGCGCTGCACCGTGCGGTCGTGGTCGCCGCGCACAACCCGGTGCTGACCGAACTGTTCGAGACGTTCGTCCCGCGGCTGCGGGCCGCCATGCTCGACCTGATGGACATCCGGGACCTGACCGCGAGCAGCGAGCCCGCCGCCGACGCCCACCGACTGCTGGTGGAGGCAATCGCGGGCGGCGACGCCGAGGAGGCTGCCCGGGTCAGCACAAGCGCCTTCGGCACCCGTGAGTACTTGTCAACGTCCGGCGGTTGACAAGTACTCACGGGCCTAGGCATCGGGCTCGGGCTCGGTGGTGTGCTCTGTGTGCTTTGTGGTCGGGGCCGACTGCTCCCGGCGCTCGAATTCGAGGTCCATCTCCAGGTCCTCGTGCTGGTTGTGCCGGAACAGGATGAGGAACACCACCCAGCCGACCAGTGCGACGAGGATGTAGCTCACGACGCGGTAGACGAACACGGCCGCCAGCGCCTGCGACGCCGTGGCCCCTGCGGCCGTCAACGTGGCGATCAGTGTGCCGTCGACGAACCCCAGCCCCCCGGGTGCCAGCGGAATGCTGCCCACTGCCTTGGCCGCGGCGAACGCGATCAGCAGACCCGCGAACGACGGTTCCGCGCCAACCGCCCAGCACGCGAAACCGAGGCACGCGACGTCGGCGAGCCGGTGCACCGCCGACCATCCGAACGTGATGATCGAATCCTTGCGCCTCAGCTCGACCGAATCGAGCTGGCTCAGGATCTCCCGCCATCGCTCGGCGCCGGATTCGGGGGGATTCTTGCGGAACTTGTTGTACCGGGCGAGCACCCACAGCCCGATCGACTCGATGGAGTCGGGGTTACGTGAGATGTATCGCAGTGCGTAGAACAGGCCGAACGCCGCCACCAGCGACAGCGCGAGCGTGACCGGACTCACCTTGGTGCCCACCGCGAATGCGCCCGCGGCGCCGAGAAGTGCGAGGCTGCCCGCGGCGATCACACCCGAGATCGCCAGCTGCCAGGACGCCACGATCGGGGTGGCACCCCACTTGCGGGTCTGCTTGTAGGTGAAGGCGGTGGAGAACACCTGACCGGCGGGCAGGCTCACGGCCATCGCGGTGCTCGCGTAGATCACCGACACGGACTTGAGCTGGCTGACGACGACTCCGCCCGCCTGCAGCAGTCGTTGCTGGACCGCTCCGTACCCGCTCAGGGACACGGCCTGGGCCGCGACGCAGGCCGCGACCCACCCCCAGTGGATCTCGGTGAGCGCTTTCCACGAGTCGCTGAGTGTGGGCCACAGATAGATTCCCTCGACGGTCAGCAGGGCCAGGAGGCCGGCGCCGAGTAGCCATTTGATCCACCAGTATCGGCTTCGCTGCCGAGGATGCTCGGCAGTGGGCGGGTCGGATCGAGGCTGTGCCACCTGGCCAGCGTAACCAACGGGTAGCGGATTACTCCGGATAGTCCTCCGGCCAAGCCAGATGGGTGTTGCGGCGACGGCCCCGCAACTGCACCTGTTCGCCGAGTTCCCAGTGCGCCTGTTCGTCGTCGTCCGCGAAATACAGGGCACTCGTCGACGCCAGCACCCGGCTGGGGTGCAGCTTGGCGAGTTCGGTGAGCCGCGACGCCTCGTTGACGGGGTCTCCGATCACCGTGTACTCGAAGCGTTCGGCGGCGCCGATGTTGCCGGCGACGGCGAGGCCCGCGGAGACGCCGATGCCGACGTCGAGGCCGGTGATCTCGTTCAACGCGAACCGCAGTTCCCGGGCTGCGGCCAGCGCCGCCGTCGGTGCGTCGGGGCGGTCGAGTGGGGCGCCGAAGATCGCGAGCGCCGCGTCACCCATGAACTTGTTGACGAAGCCGTGGTGTCGGTCGATCACGTCGACGACGACGCGGAAGAACTCGTTGAGCAGGTTCACGACCTCGCCGGGGGGACGCTCCGCGGCGGCGCCGGTGGAGCCGACCATGTCGACGAACAGCACCGCGACGAACCTCGTCTCGCCGCCGAGTTCGGTGCCGAACTGCAGTGCCCGCCGCGCCACGTCCTCACCGACGTGCTGGCCGAACAGTTCACGCAGCAGCCGCCGCTCGTCGGACTCGCGCATCATGCGGTTGAACCCGACCTGCAGGCGCCCGACCTCACTGCCGTCGAACACCTCGACCCGGACGTCGGTGGCACCGCGCTGGACGCGTTCGATGGCCCGTCTCAGCTGCTTGATCGGGTCGGAGATCTGGCTGGCCGTCAGCATCGACAGCGCGAACGCCTGCGCGATCGCGATGATCGACAGCAGCATGATCGCCCACGCGAGTGCGTCCGGGGAGAACACCAGGTCGGTGGTGATCTGCGTCACGCACAGCAGGATGATGCCGATGACGGGCATCAGCGTCCCGAGCCCCCACGTCATCGCCATCCGGGTGCCGACGCCGGGCGCCATGGTCCGGTCGAACTCGCCCTCGCTGAGTGCGCGGGCGGCCACCGGGCGCAGGATGCGTTCGCCGAGCATGTACGTGAAGCCGAACGTGGTGGTCGCGGCCATACAGACGGTGACGATCACCGCGACCGCGAGTTCCGGCATCTCGGTGATGGTGAGCAGCACGAAGATGATGCCGCCGAGGATCCACAGCACCAGGTGCACGATCGCCTGTCGCAGCGGCGCGTGCAGCGCCGACATCTGTTCGCTGCGGGTCGGCGGACCGCCCCGCAACTGCCAGCGGACCACCGATCGCAGCATCATCGCGGCGGCCGTCAGACTCACCACGGCCGCGAACGCCAGATAGCCGCCGAAGATCGCGACGTTGCGCACCCGGTCGGCCATGATGGCCTGCGATTCGGGGATCGGGACTCCGTACCGCACGAAGGCGAACACCAGGATGGCGCCGATGAAATTGGCGAGGAGCATCGAAACCATATAGAGCGGCCATCGGCTGCGGACCGTCGCCGCGATCGCTCTATAGGATTTCCGCACGCCGTTCAATTTAGCGGGGGGTGCGCCGGGTGCCGTAGGACACGTCCCCTAAACGGCGCAGATGCGTGCCCTGCGCGCGTGTTTCCCGCGCGAAGCGCCCGGCGCCGCCCGAACCTCGATACGCTCCGCAGGTGAACGCGAACGAGCAACGCTCGGACACTGCCGCGGTAACACAGGGCGGGGGCCACCCCTCGGCGTCGGTGCACCCGGTGGTGCGGGTGGCGGCCGAGTGGACGTGGCGGCTACTCGTCATCTTCGCCGGTCTGCTGACCCTCGGATACATCGTGACCAGGCTCGACACCGTCCTCATCCCGGTGGGTCTCGCGCTCCTGGCGTCCGCGCTGCTGGTGCCCCTCGTCGACTGGCTGCAGGGCAAGGGGGTGCCGCGGTCGGCCGCCGTCCTCGTCGTCCTCATCGGTTCGATCGGCATCGTCGCCGGGATCATGACGTTCGTCGTCGAGCAGTTCATCGAAGGTCTCCCCGGCCTCACCGAACAGTTCGAGGCGAGCGTCACACAGATCCAGGGGTGGCTCACCGACGGCCCGTTCCACTTCAGCGAGGACCAGATCCGGCAGGCCGGCGATTCGGTGGTCAAGTCGATCCAGGAGAACCGGCAACAGCTGACGAGCGGCGCCCTGACCACCGCCACGGTCGTCGGCGAGATCTTCACCGGCGCCCTGCTGACGCTGTTCACCCTCATCTTCTTCCTCTACGGCGGCACCCAGATCTGGGAGTTCGTCACCCGCCTCGTCCCCTCGACGTCACGGCGGCGGGTCCGGCTGGCCGGCAGCGAGGGGTTCGGCTCGCTGATCGGGTACGTCCGCGCCACGGTCGCGGTGGCCGCCGCGGACGCCGTCGGGATCGGCGCGGGTCTCGCGATCCTCGGGGTTCCACTCGCGCTGCCGCTGGCGTCGCTCGTGTTCATCGGCGCGTTCATCCCGATCGTCGGTGCGTTCCTCACCGGGTTCCTCGCGGTGCTCGTGGCCCTCGTCACCAAGGGATTCCTCACCGCGCTGATCGTGCTCGGCATCATCATCGGGGTGATGCAACTCGAGGCACACGTGCTCCAACCGCTGCTGCTCGGCCGCGCGGTCCGGTTGCACCCGCTCGCGGTGGTGCTGGCCATCACC from Rhodococcus opacus B4 encodes:
- a CDS encoding AI-2E family transporter, whose translation is MNANEQRSDTAAVTQGGGHPSASVHPVVRVAAEWTWRLLVIFAGLLTLGYIVTRLDTVLIPVGLALLASALLVPLVDWLQGKGVPRSAAVLVVLIGSIGIVAGIMTFVVEQFIEGLPGLTEQFEASVTQIQGWLTDGPFHFSEDQIRQAGDSVVKSIQENRQQLTSGALTTATVVGEIFTGALLTLFTLIFFLYGGTQIWEFVTRLVPSTSRRRVRLAGSEGFGSLIGYVRATVAVAAADAVGIGAGLAILGVPLALPLASLVFIGAFIPIVGAFLTGFLAVLVALVTKGFLTALIVLGIIIGVMQLEAHVLQPLLLGRAVRLHPLAVVLAITTGIVLAGIVGGLLAVPIVALLNTAVRSLLSADPEATYDALEVDDPSVPLYPAEANTPPHHDENPAQTHDRRE
- a CDS encoding DUF3054 domain-containing protein; the encoded protein is MKKYLPALALDVVLVIVFCAIGRRSHDEANALTGLATTAWPFLSGLAVGWLATVALYRDKFDAFLIVPTGIVVWLSTLVVGMVLRVVSGQGTAFSFVIVAGTVLAVFLLGWRAVARIVTKARATT
- a CDS encoding peptide MFS transporter, yielding MSDTIDPARDEKRSDRGFFGQPFALANLFGVEMWERFSFYGMQGILIYYLYYSAADGGLGIAESSATSIVGAYGGTVYLSTILGAWVADRLLGSERTLFYSAILVMLGHIALAVFPGLWGVGIGLVCVAFGSGGLKANATSLVGDLYDEQDERRDAGFSIFYMGINLGALVGPLLTGWAQDAIGFHAGFALAAIGMALGLIQYTLGRKHLRGVGAEPTNPLPRDQRTKWIAIGAGAVIVIAALSLTGVITAANMSDIVVGLTIVAAIGYFAIMLTSSRITSVERSRVYAFIPMFIASAVFWSLFQQQFTTVAVYSDKRLDRNLFGWDFPPSWVQSINPVFIIIFAGVFAAAWTKLGSRQPSSPIKFAAGTIIMGIAFLAFIPMSGGGANSAPLLGLAGILLLFTFAELLLSPVGLSLSTKLAPEAFHTQMVALFFLSVALGTAMAGTLAGYYDENNEVPYFTAVGLGSIAVGVLLAIGAPWIKRLMKGVH
- a CDS encoding lysylphosphatidylglycerol synthase transmembrane domain-containing protein → MAQPRSDPPTAEHPRQRSRYWWIKWLLGAGLLALLTVEGIYLWPTLSDSWKALTEIHWGWVAACVAAQAVSLSGYGAVQQRLLQAGGVVVSQLKSVSVIYASTAMAVSLPAGQVFSTAFTYKQTRKWGATPIVASWQLAISGVIAAGSLALLGAAGAFAVGTKVSPVTLALSLVAAFGLFYALRYISRNPDSIESIGLWVLARYNKFRKNPPESGAERWREILSQLDSVELRRKDSIITFGWSAVHRLADVACLGFACWAVGAEPSFAGLLIAFAAAKAVGSIPLAPGGLGFVDGTLIATLTAAGATASQALAAVFVYRVVSYILVALVGWVVFLILFRHNQHEDLEMDLEFERREQSAPTTKHTEHTTEPEPDA
- a CDS encoding TetR/AcrR family transcriptional regulator yields the protein MNDTKARILGTSSGLFRRNGYTGTGLKQVATEARAPFGSIYHFFPGGKQQLGEEVIRTSGEEYARLVFSILDAHPDILEGIEVGFRLAGETLVATDYADACPIATIALEVASTNEVLRVATADVFTSWIDSGSALLRARGFGETDARRLILGFVTSLEGAFVLARALRSTEPLDAAGATVLAAARACLPPRE
- a CDS encoding adenylate/guanylate cyclase domain-containing protein, with amino-acid sequence MVSMLLANFIGAILVFAFVRYGVPIPESQAIMADRVRNVAIFGGYLAFAAVVSLTAAAMMLRSVVRWQLRGGPPTRSEQMSALHAPLRQAIVHLVLWILGGIIFVLLTITEMPELAVAVIVTVCMAATTTFGFTYMLGERILRPVAARALSEGEFDRTMAPGVGTRMAMTWGLGTLMPVIGIILLCVTQITTDLVFSPDALAWAIMLLSIIAIAQAFALSMLTASQISDPIKQLRRAIERVQRGATDVRVEVFDGSEVGRLQVGFNRMMRESDERRLLRELFGQHVGEDVARRALQFGTELGGETRFVAVLFVDMVGSTGAAAERPPGEVVNLLNEFFRVVVDVIDRHHGFVNKFMGDAALAIFGAPLDRPDAPTAALAAARELRFALNEITGLDVGIGVSAGLAVAGNIGAAERFEYTVIGDPVNEASRLTELAKLHPSRVLASTSALYFADDDEQAHWELGEQVQLRGRRRNTHLAWPEDYPE
- a CDS encoding 2-isopropylmalate synthase, translated to MTAPWNTQQPSPMPSDRYRAIWDRVAVPDLDRTWPARRTTTAPLWVPVDLRDGNQALAEPMDPERKRRFFELLISIGYKEIEVGYPSASQTDFDFVRDLVRLDLVPDDVTIVVFTAARDDLIARTYESVEGLPNVVVHMYTATAPTWRSVVLGKDRKALHRLIFDAAQEVARGAGDRPGLRFEFSPEVFNLTEPDFALEVCNSLTRLWDASPDRPVIHNLPATVEVSTPNVYADQIEYMHRHLEDRESVILSVHPHNDRGTGVACAELAVLAGAQRVEGCLFGNGERTGNVDLVTLALNLHAQGVDPMIDLSDIDAVRRTVEYCNRIPVHERHPYGGDLVYTAFSGTHQDAIKKGFAEHRASAEAAGLDPGSAPWAVPYLPIDPADVGRDYQAVIRINSQSGKGGIAHLLQSEYGITLPRRLQIDFAAKVQEAADSSGLEITAEELWTLFCAEYGYRGGLGRWSVEHGPDGDRLFVVFDVDGAEASGEAVAAGPVEAMTRVLTSKGVDVDVLSLTQHSQRSGSDSAAITLAECSVGERTVWGMGSHQSVTASAIRAVYAAAVRSAPVSTC
- a CDS encoding alpha/beta fold hydrolase, with the translated sequence MKQIELSAGTVEYDDTGGDGPVLVFISGLTIDGTVWRHVVERLAPDFRCILPTLPLGAHRIPMHADADLSLRGLGLLIGEFLEKLDLADVTLVQNDWGGAQVLIALGDTSRVGALVLTPCEAFDNYPPGIPGRAIGLAVAVPGGLALTMQALRFRAMRRAPGAWGWMSKRAVPKPVMDGWFRPATTDRRVRRDLRKYTTSLPPKSTLREWAEANRSFDRPVLVLWAVEDKVMPRDHGRRLAALYPHARLREVEDSYTLMPEDRPDVVAEAIMRLRRP
- a CDS encoding FadR/GntR family transcriptional regulator, with translation MTSPIRRHLLTDQAADLLRSRIDSGEWEVGAKLPGETTLAAELGVGRSTVREAVRMLAGLGMLESRQGAGVFLRRSSPRQDWDRVLRTEEILHVVEVRNTVEIEAARLAATRRDDDDLEALRRALDARSAASRAGAAAFVDADIALHRAVVVAAHNPVLTELFETFVPRLRAAMLDLMDIRDLTASSEPAADAHRLLVEAIAGGDAEEAARVSTSAFGTREYLSTSGG